A portion of the Halogeometricum sp. S1BR25-6 genome contains these proteins:
- a CDS encoding Hsp20/alpha crystallin family protein yields MSTQQFAGGDERFLRRYEYENEWVVAVDTGAFGDDVSVDVVGTTAIVVAESGDTITETEFELPGEDVAVATNNGVLTITIQK; encoded by the coding sequence ATGAGTACGCAACAGTTCGCCGGCGGAGACGAACGGTTCCTCCGCCGCTACGAGTACGAAAACGAGTGGGTCGTCGCCGTCGACACGGGCGCGTTCGGCGACGATGTCAGCGTCGACGTGGTCGGAACGACCGCCATCGTTGTCGCCGAATCGGGCGATACAATTACCGAGACGGAATTCGAACTCCCCGGTGAGGACGTAGCGGTCGCGACGAACAACGGCGTACTCACCATCACCATTCAAAAATGA